From a region of the Polynucleobacter corsicus genome:
- a CDS encoding BolA family protein: protein MFPTPEQIEGYIQQGLSCTHVKVEGDGQHFFATIVSPDFEGKRLIQRHQLVYGAMGDRMKAEVHALSIKAFTPEEFAQNTPT from the coding sequence ATGTTCCCAACCCCAGAACAAATTGAAGGCTATATTCAGCAAGGCCTCTCATGCACCCACGTTAAAGTTGAGGGTGACGGCCAGCATTTTTTTGCCACGATTGTGAGTCCAGACTTTGAAGGCAAACGTTTGATTCAGCGTCATCAATTGGTCTATGGCGCTATGGGCGACCGTATGAAGGCGGAGGTGCATGCTTTATCAATTAAAGCATTTACTCCTGAAGAGTTCGCACAAAACACCCCAACTTAA